One segment of Pyrococcus sp. ST04 DNA contains the following:
- a CDS encoding diphthine--ammonia ligase yields the protein MVGLADVVVLYSGGKDSNYALYWAIKSGFNVRYLVSMVSENEESYMYHTPNIELTDLQAKSLGIPIIKGFTRGEKEEEVEDLKKVLESLKIEGIVAGALASRYQKDRIEKVARELGLRVYAPAWGRDPEEYMRDIVHLGFEVIFVGVSAYGLDETWLGRRIDEKVIEDLIELKNKFGIHVAGEGGEFETFVLDMPLFKYKIVIDKAEKIWDPYTNSGRLIIKEAHLERK from the coding sequence ATGCTCTTTATTGGGCGATTAAGAGCGGGTTTAACGTTCGTTATCTTGTTTCTATGGTAAGCGAGAACGAAGAGAGTTACATGTATCATACTCCAAACATAGAGTTGACAGATCTCCAGGCCAAATCTCTTGGTATACCCATTATTAAGGGATTTACAAGGGGAGAAAAAGAGGAAGAAGTTGAGGACTTAAAAAAAGTCCTCGAAAGTCTGAAAATAGAGGGAATAGTTGCAGGCGCCTTAGCCAGTAGATACCAAAAAGATAGAATTGAAAAAGTTGCTAGGGAGCTTGGTCTAAGGGTTTATGCCCCTGCATGGGGAAGGGATCCAGAGGAGTATATGAGAGATATTGTCCACTTAGGATTTGAAGTTATATTTGTTGGGGTTTCCGCTTATGGATTAGATGAAACTTGGCTTGGAAGAAGGATTGATGAGAAAGTAATTGAAGATCTTATAGAGCTTAAAAATAAATTTGGTATTCATGTTGCTGGGGAAGGGGGAGAGTTTGAGACATTTGTCCTTGATATGCCATTGTTCAAATACAAGATAGTTATAGACAAAGCCGAAAAAATATGGGATCCCTACACAAATTCTGGAAGGCTTATAATAAAAGAGGCCCATCTTGAAAGAAAATGA